Genomic DNA from Pseudodesulfovibrio sp. S3:
TTCGCCAAGGTCAAGGTCATCCATACCAGCGGCAACCTTGCGGCCCACAGCGGCAAGCAGCCCTCTGCGCTGGACTCCTACCGTTGCCTGAAAGAGCTTTTCCATTTCCTGTACTGGCTGTACCGCAGCTATTCCGAGGTCGAACCGCAGGAATTCGAATTTCGCTCCGACCTGTTGCCAGTCAAGGATACGGCCAAGGCTGACCGCACTCAGGAGCAAGTTCTAGCCCTGAAAAAGGAGATGGAGGAGCGGGACAAACAACTCGCTGAAAAGGAAGCCGAACACACCGCCGCCCTTGAGGAGCTGACCGAACTCAAGAAGCAGATTCAGGCCGCTAAGGAACGCAACGCCGAAATCCCGGACACCCACGACTATTCCGAGGCCGATACCCGCGCCTACATCATCGACCTGCTGCTCCGTGAAGCCGGATGGGACATCGAAGCCAAGGACGTGCGCGAATTCCCCGTGACCGGGATGCCCAACCAGAGCGGCAAGGGCAACGTCGATTACGTGCTCTGGGGCGATGACGGCAAACCGCTGGCCGTGGTCGAGGCCAAGCGCACCACCGTGGACGCCAAGAAAGGCAGGACGCAGGCCGAGCGGTACGCCAACTGCCTTGAAGCCATGTATGGACGCCGCCCGTTCATCTATTACACCAATGGGTATGAAACGAATTTCTGGGACGATACCGCCTACCCGCCGCGCCCGGTGCAGGGTTTTCACAAAAAGGTCGAATTGGAGCGGCTCATGCTCCGCCGCACACAGGTCAGGGAACTGGCTAGCGTCGAACTGAACAAGGATATAGCAGGCGGCAAGCGGCCATACCAGGAAGAGGGCATCCGCCGCGTTACCGAGGATTTCACGGACAAACGTCGCAAGGCTCTGGTGGTCATGGCGACCGGAACCGGCAAGACGCGGTTCTCCATTGCCTTATCCGACATCCTGCAACGCGCTGGCTGGGCTAAGCGCATCCTGTTCCTGGCCGATCGCAACGCATTGGTGAAGCAGGCCAAGAACGCTTTCCTCCAACACCTGCCGGACAGCAACCCCGTGGACATCCGTCAGGCTCGCGGCGAAGGCCAGACCGCCCGCGTGGTGCTTTCCACCTACCCAACCATGATGGGCGTCATTGACGAAATGGAAGACGGGGAACGGCGATTCGGCATCGGTCATTTCGATCTCGTCATCATCGACGAGGCGCACCGCTCGGTCTATCAGAAATACCGCGCCATCTTCGAATATTTCGATTCCCTGCTCCTCGGTCTGACCGCTACTCCGCGCGACGAAGTGGACCACAACACATACTCTCTTTTCGAGCTGGAAGACGGCGTGCCGACCTTCCACTATGAACTCGATAAGGCTGTGGATGAAGGCTGGCTCGTCCCGCCCAAATGCATATCCGTGCCGCTCAAGTTTCAGCGCGAAGGCATCAAGTACGACGATCTGAGCGATGAGGAGAAAAAGGAGTTCGAAGCGACCTTCTGGGACGAGGAAGGCAACGGCGTCCGCGAAGTGGACAAGTCCATGCTCAATAAGTGGCTGTTCAACAAAGATACCGTAGACAAGGTGCTCAAACACCTGATGAGCAACGGCCTCAAGGTTGAAGGTGGCGACCGGCTCGGCAAGACCATCCTCTTTGCCGCCAACCATAAGCACGCCGAATTCATTCAAAAGCGGTTCGACGCCAATTTCCCTAAACACGCCGGAAAGTTCGCTCGCGTCATCGACAGTCACGACGCCTGCGCCCAAGACCTGCTGGAAAAATTCGAGGTGGCAAACAATGCCCCACACCTCGCCATTTCCGTGGACATGCTCGACACTGGGGTGGACGTCCCCGAAGTGCTGAACCTCGTCTTTTTCAAGCGCGTCTACTCCAAGGTCAAATTCCACCAGATGATAGGACGCGGCACCCGGCTGTGCGAAGACCTATTCGCACCGGGCGAGCACAAAGCTGAATTCCTGATCTTCGATTTCTGCGAAAATTTCGAGTTCTTCAACGCGCAACCCGATGGTTTCATCAACACGGCCAGTGCGCCCCTGCATCAACGGATATTCCTCAAACGACTGGACCTGTTGCTCTCCCTGTCACGCCAAGATTCAGAACCTGAATTCAAGAAGTCCGTGAAAGAGTCTTTGTACCGCACGGTCAGCGGCATGAACCTCGACAGCTTCATGAATCGCCCGGCGCGCGAATACGTGGAGCGATACGCTGACCTGTCCCGCTGGGACTCCCTGACTCAAGAAGACGAGGCGAACATCGTGGAGCACCTCGCCCCCCTGCAATCGGAGTTAGCCGAGGGTGACATATTCTGCCGCCGCTTCGATCTACTCATCCTCAACGCCCAGACCGAACTGCTTGCGGGAGACAAGGCTTTCGAAGGCCGTAAAGCCGCACTCATGGGTATTGCTGAAAAGCTGGTCGAAAAGCGCACTGTCCCGCAGGTTGCGCAAAATATCGACTTGCTCGAAGCCATGCAGGATGCAGATTTTTGGGCCGAACCGTCATGCAGCCTGTTGGAGCAGATACGGCTCATCGTCCGGGAACTGGTCCGCTTCCTCGACAAGTCCGATCAAAAGCCGGTGTATACTGACTTCGAGGACAAAATCGGCAAGGGTAACGAGGTAGAACTTCCCGGCAATGCGGGCAGCATGGCTCGCTACCGTCTGAAGGTGCAGCAGTATCTCCGCGAGCACCAGGACCACATCACCATCCACAAGCTCCGCATGAACAAGCCCATCACAGGCTCGGACATCAAGGAGTTGGAGCGTATGCTCGATGAGGCCGAAGAGGTGGGTGGCAAGGATCGCCTGGAGCATGCGTTTAAAAACGGGAGTTCACTTGGAGAATTGATACGCGGTTTGGTCGGTCTGGATCGAGCTGCGGCTCAGGTGGCTTTCGCCGACTTCCTGGAGGATGGCCGATACAACTCCAACCAGATTCATTTCGTCAATTTGATCATCGACCATCTGACCCAAACCGGTACTATGGACCCAAAACTGCTTTTCGAGTCTCCGCCGTTCACTGATGACCATTCGTCCGGGGTGGCCGGGGTATTCCCGATCGAGGATGCCAGAAAAGTGGTGGAATGCTTGCAAAACGTGAACAGTAACGCCGTAGCATAACTATATCTTCTCGTGAGGTTTCTGTGCACAATACCCCCCTGATGCAACCTTATTCAATCAAAATATTCTTGCCGGATGGAGACCCCGATGGCCTCCGGCTGATCGAAAAATCAAACTGGACAGGCCTCGGCGTGGTGTTTTCCCGGTCTGGGTATAAAGATGCATTAAAACGGGAAGAGTTCCAGCGTACAGGCGTATACGTTTTGGTCGGCTCGTCTGAGGACAGTAGCTTGCCAACCCTCTACATTGGTGAAGGCGATCCCGTGCGTCCGAGACTGGATAACCATTATGCAAAAAAAGATTTTTGGAACTGGGGCGTATTCTTCGTAACTAGCAATCTAAGCCTGAACAAGGCACACGTTAAATACCTGGAAAGCCGCCTCATCCAGTTGGCCAAGGACGTCAAACAGTGCAACTTAGATAACTCCAACGACTCAAGCCAACCGAACCTGTCCGAAGCCGATGTTGCGGACATGGAGAGCTTTATCCAAGATATGCTCAAGGTCTTCCCTCTCCTAGGCCTGTCAGTTTTTGAAAAGCCGGACCAGGTGCAAGGGGAAAGGCATCTGCTTTACATCAAGACCAAGGGAATCAAGGCAAAAGGCTATGAGACCAGTAAAGGCTTTGTTGTCCTTGAAGGCTCGGAGGGAGTGATCGAGGAAGTACCGTCCATCCACCAATATCTCACCAGCCTCAGAAGCGACCTCGTCAAGAAGAATGTCCTGCAAGTTCAGGATGGACACTACATTTTCACTGAAGATTACGCCTTCTCCTCTCCTAGCACCGCAGCGGGGGTTATCCAAGGCCGAAGCTCAAACGGTAGGACATGCTGGAAAGACTCAAAGGGTAACACCCTTAAGACAATCCAAACGGCGAGCACAATGGAAAGCTAGTCACCGAGAGTTCCCTTGTGTGTAAATCTACGTGTAAAACACTACGCCAGAATATGGACGATTTAGATTCACAAGACCACAAATCCCTTGCAGCAAGCCGCTTAACGCCTGAGCTACCGTAAAAATCCGGTCTTTCTTCTAAGCCGACTATCGCTTCTGCGCAGAATGAAAGATATTCAGAATCTCAACGCAATCGTCTTTGATTCGGTAAGGGATGATGTAGGGAAGAGCCAGCACTTCGCGGGTCATGGGGACTCGGCCGGGACGACCGCTTTCGGGGAACTCTTTGAGGCGTTGGCAGCCATCCCAGATGCGTTGAGCTTCGGAGAGGACAACATCCTCGCCCGCACTCTCTGCTAGGTAGACTCGGACTCGATCAAGGTCTTGGAGGGCGTTGGGAGTCCACTTAATTCTAGTCAGCGTCAACGGTCAGCCCCCACTTGGCGAAGGCTTGCTTGACCTCAGAGTCAGTTGCAAACTCGCCAGCATCGGCTTGGGCAACACTTTCATTGATTCTGGAGACCTGCCATGCCTGTTCGTCAAGGAATTGCTCCAAGGCGTTGGCAACAAGAAATGACTTGCTGCGATTGGTGGCCTTGGCCAGATCGTTCAACTTAGTGGCTGTCTCTTCCGGGATACGGGCTGTAACTGTACTCATGATCAACTCCTCGAATACAAGATAAACATTGTGTACATTGTAGTCAACGCCTTTCTGCTTCGTTCACTTGAGATCGGTCACGTGTCGATTACGTGTCGATCAGACTCAAAAAAGAAGGGTAAAACGGCAACACAAGATTATAAAACCCTTGCAGTAAGCCGCTTAAGGCCGTGAGTGCCATCCAGAGCGACAGTTCTCTCACGCCGGCAACAGGGGTTCAAACCCCCTTGGGGACGCCAAGCTATTTCAACGGGTTACAGTGAAAGCTGTAGCCCGTTTTTCTTTTGTGTATAAAAATCCCGAGAACCAATACCCACGCGGCTTCTCTCTTTATTTGTCTCGCTTGATAAAATCAGGAAGGTCTCCCCATTTTTTGCCATAGAATGACATCGCTCCGGCCAAGAGGTTGCAGAATCCTAGAGAAAGAGGCATGGGGAAAGCCTGCGCCAGAGAGCGGAGCCAAGCCAGGAAAGGCCGCCGCAAAATCAAAAGAAGCTGGAAGGAATTCCAGCACAAGATGGGCCGTTATTCATGAATAAAATAATAAAAACCGAATCTGTTGAAATCTGCGCCAAGGCATTCGGCAACCTTGACAACACCCCCGTATTATTGATCGCAGGGGCAATGGCGCCAGCAGTTTTTTGGGAAACAAAGTTTTGTGAATCACTGTCCGCCCGTGGATATTGCGTAATACGATTTGACAACAGGGACATTGGAAGATCAACACATTTTCCTCAAAATGCGCCCGGAAGTGGGATTGAATTGCCATATACGATTTATGATATGGTTACTGATGCAAAAAATGTTCTTGAAAGCATCACAGACAAAAGCTGTCATATCATTGGCCACTCTTTGGGTGGGGCGATCGCACAATTGTTTGCAGTAACATATCCGGAAAAAATCATTTCGCTCACAGCCATTTCCAGCCCAATACTGGCGAAAGGAAATATCCCTTTTGTCGAAACCGACCCACGCATTACAGAGGAGCTATGGGGTATATTGATGGCAAACCCGATGTATCAAGACGTTAACAAAGGGCTTCGAGAATTCCAAAAAATTTGGCGGGCATTAAATGGTGATTGGGTTTTAGACGAAGAGATGGCTGAAAAATATACCCGCACCATTTACGAAACGGAAATTATTGGTCCCGCATGGAATCATACCAATGTTCAGTCGGGGATTCGAGATATTTTCCAAGAGCTAAAAGAAATTGATAAACCACTTTTATTTATACATGGAGAAAAAGACTATTTGCCATCAAATCCAGAAAACACAAAAAGACTTGCCAAGTCTTTGCCAACTGCCGATTTTTTTCTCCTGAAAAAAGCTGGCCACATGTTTTTCAGCAAGGATATTTGGCTAATTCTTATTGAACGAATCCATGAACACCTGCAAAAAGGGCATAACAAAACCAATTAAATCGGATGCGAATTTCGCTACGCTCCATTTACATCGTTTTTTACGGTGTTAGTGGAGATATTCCAATAAGCAAAAGAAAGAGGGAACATGAAAGATCTTGTGAAAATCATATGCGCAATAATATTCCCACCTGTGGCTGCTTTCATCCAAGTCGGTTTTGGAAAACATTTTTGGATAAATATTATCTTAACAGTATTGGGCGTTGTCCCTGGAATAGTTCATGCTGTTTGGATTATTGTTAAAAACAAAAAATGATTTAACCAAACCCTTAACGCACCTTTGCTTAAATTCTCATCAGAAAATCCAACCATCAAAAGCAATCTGATGCCGCTCGAATGTACCATCCATGCCGGGCAATTGCCCGGCATGGATGGACCTGAAAAACAGGGAACCTGCATAAAGCCCTGGCCCTAAAAAAGGAACCCATCAAAGCCAAGGATCTTAAAGGACTTCCTGTTTGTTGGGGCGCCAAATCTCCAAATTAACTGCTGATTTTGATAAGCCTCCTACAGCCCAAGCTTATCCATCAATGGTTTTTCGTATTCGTCACTTTCTGCAGGATAACGCAATCCATTAACACCCTGTTGTTTTGCCAAAGCCCAAAGAATACTCTCGCCTGCAGGTAACCCTGTCAATTCCATGGCGTAAAGAGGGTCTTCGTATGCTGAGTCTGGAGAGATAATCTCCCATCCATTTGATTTGTACATAGTAATGATATCGGGCAAAAATGCAGCGTTAATGGCGTTGGTATGTAAAAGAATAATATGTTTTACGCTTCTCTTCAGCGTTTTTTCAGATAAAGAATCGTAATACATAGTACGGTTCCACAAGTGTTTTAGATAGGCAGTGCGAAACGAAGACACATCTTCGTCAGGGTGAGCTTTAATCCACTCCAGATATCGTTT
This window encodes:
- a CDS encoding DEAD/DEAH box helicase family protein, yielding MSNFSFLKSEWPDLFDAAREAEQQVQTAPRSCLFSCRYALERATHWLYKHDDYLKQPYNDNLGALIHEPTFRENMPPELFAKVKVIHTSGNLAAHSGKQPSALDSYRCLKELFHFLYWLYRSYSEVEPQEFEFRSDLLPVKDTAKADRTQEQVLALKKEMEERDKQLAEKEAEHTAALEELTELKKQIQAAKERNAEIPDTHDYSEADTRAYIIDLLLREAGWDIEAKDVREFPVTGMPNQSGKGNVDYVLWGDDGKPLAVVEAKRTTVDAKKGRTQAERYANCLEAMYGRRPFIYYTNGYETNFWDDTAYPPRPVQGFHKKVELERLMLRRTQVRELASVELNKDIAGGKRPYQEEGIRRVTEDFTDKRRKALVVMATGTGKTRFSIALSDILQRAGWAKRILFLADRNALVKQAKNAFLQHLPDSNPVDIRQARGEGQTARVVLSTYPTMMGVIDEMEDGERRFGIGHFDLVIIDEAHRSVYQKYRAIFEYFDSLLLGLTATPRDEVDHNTYSLFELEDGVPTFHYELDKAVDEGWLVPPKCISVPLKFQREGIKYDDLSDEEKKEFEATFWDEEGNGVREVDKSMLNKWLFNKDTVDKVLKHLMSNGLKVEGGDRLGKTILFAANHKHAEFIQKRFDANFPKHAGKFARVIDSHDACAQDLLEKFEVANNAPHLAISVDMLDTGVDVPEVLNLVFFKRVYSKVKFHQMIGRGTRLCEDLFAPGEHKAEFLIFDFCENFEFFNAQPDGFINTASAPLHQRIFLKRLDLLLSLSRQDSEPEFKKSVKESLYRTVSGMNLDSFMNRPAREYVERYADLSRWDSLTQEDEANIVEHLAPLQSELAEGDIFCRRFDLLILNAQTELLAGDKAFEGRKAALMGIAEKLVEKRTVPQVAQNIDLLEAMQDADFWAEPSCSLLEQIRLIVRELVRFLDKSDQKPVYTDFEDKIGKGNEVELPGNAGSMARYRLKVQQYLREHQDHITIHKLRMNKPITGSDIKELERMLDEAEEVGGKDRLEHAFKNGSSLGELIRGLVGLDRAAAQVAFADFLEDGRYNSNQIHFVNLIIDHLTQTGTMDPKLLFESPPFTDDHSSGVAGVFPIEDARKVVECLQNVNSNAVA
- a CDS encoding GIY-YIG nuclease family protein; translation: MMQPYSIKIFLPDGDPDGLRLIEKSNWTGLGVVFSRSGYKDALKREEFQRTGVYVLVGSSEDSSLPTLYIGEGDPVRPRLDNHYAKKDFWNWGVFFVTSNLSLNKAHVKYLESRLIQLAKDVKQCNLDNSNDSSQPNLSEADVADMESFIQDMLKVFPLLGLSVFEKPDQVQGERHLLYIKTKGIKAKGYETSKGFVVLEGSEGVIEEVPSIHQYLTSLRSDLVKKNVLQVQDGHYIFTEDYAFSSPSTAAGVIQGRSSNGRTCWKDSKGNTLKTIQTASTMES
- a CDS encoding type II toxin-antitoxin system RelE/ParE family toxin codes for the protein MTLTRIKWTPNALQDLDRVRVYLAESAGEDVVLSEAQRIWDGCQRLKEFPESGRPGRVPMTREVLALPYIIPYRIKDDCVEILNIFHSAQKR
- a CDS encoding ribbon-helix-helix protein, CopG family, translated to MSTVTARIPEETATKLNDLAKATNRSKSFLVANALEQFLDEQAWQVSRINESVAQADAGEFATDSEVKQAFAKWGLTVDAD
- a CDS encoding alpha/beta hydrolase, whose protein sequence is MNKIIKTESVEICAKAFGNLDNTPVLLIAGAMAPAVFWETKFCESLSARGYCVIRFDNRDIGRSTHFPQNAPGSGIELPYTIYDMVTDAKNVLESITDKSCHIIGHSLGGAIAQLFAVTYPEKIISLTAISSPILAKGNIPFVETDPRITEELWGILMANPMYQDVNKGLREFQKIWRALNGDWVLDEEMAEKYTRTIYETEIIGPAWNHTNVQSGIRDIFQELKEIDKPLLFIHGEKDYLPSNPENTKRLAKSLPTADFFLLKKAGHMFFSKDIWLILIERIHEHLQKGHNKTN
- a CDS encoding YqaE/Pmp3 family membrane protein; the encoded protein is MKDLVKIICAIIFPPVAAFIQVGFGKHFWINIILTVLGVVPGIVHAVWIIVKNKK